The genomic region TCATGTTGGTTGTAAAATTCGATCCGGCAATCTGGATCACATCCGGGATTTTGGTCAGATTTTTGACCTCCAGCGCACGATTCATGAAGGCACTTAAGAAAATCCGATGACGCATCGTCCGATTGAAATCGGAATCTTCGCGGTAACGCACATAACCAAGCGCTTCTTCGCCGCTATAGATCGGTTTGTTCGCTTCAACGAACAGCTTCTCATGCGCTTTTGATTTGTTCTCGATGTTCTTCTTGATCGGCAGTTCAACACCGCCCACCGCATCAACAATGTCCTTGAGCCCGTTAAAATTAATCGCGGCATAGAAATCCACTTTGTTCTCCAGCAAATTCTCCACCGTATCCATCGCCATCTTGGCTTCGCCGTGGGCATAAGCCGAATTGATCTTCGACTTCACATCCCGGCCGACAATTTCGGTATAGGAATCACGTGGAATAGACAGCAGCAGCACTTTATTGTCTTCTGGACGCACGACGGAATAGATGATGGTATCCGAACGGCTTGGTTCGTTATCGCGTTGGTCAATACCAAGCAACAACAGTGAGAATGGGTCCGTATGTTCTACAACAGGGGCATCCTTATCGCCAGCTGGTTTAAAGGAGTCATCCAAGGCTTCCTTCACCGTACCTGAGGCGAACATGTTAAAGGCAAACACGACGAGTTGCTTTTGATAGATAAATCCGAGTCCTCCCAACACAAGCAGCACACTTAGGGTGATGATCAATGGCTTCTTCCATTTCTTCTTCGGTTTCTTCGGCTTCCGTCTTGTTAAATGTGCGGCACTGTTTTCCATCATATCTCCTTTAATAACGGGTTCTTAGAATCATTTAACTATATTAATAACACGTTTTCAATAGATTGCGTTATAATCTGCATTACAAATGCATGTGCAAAAAGTCTGATTTTCAGTACCGAGAAGATGGAATGAAGCTAGAAATGGAGTAGCGGAGCGTAGGGAAAACTACGTGAGCAACTACAATGTTTCCGAAGGAAACATACTTCGTAAGCCCCTACTTATTTCGGCTGAATTTCATATTCGATGCTGATGATGCCGCCAGGCATCATTCGTAATCAAAAGTGGACTTTTTGAACTACCTCTACAAGATGAACAGAAAAGGAGCGATGAATGATGGAGTATCGACGTTTGGGCAAT from Paenibacillus sp. FSL R5-0341 harbors:
- a CDS encoding LCP family protein — encoded protein: MMENSAAHLTRRKPKKPKKKWKKPLIITLSVLLVLGGLGFIYQKQLVVFAFNMFASGTVKEALDDSFKPAGDKDAPVVEHTDPFSLLLLGIDQRDNEPSRSDTIIYSVVRPEDNKVLLLSIPRDSYTEIVGRDVKSKINSAYAHGEAKMAMDTVENLLENKVDFYAAINFNGLKDIVDAVGGVELPIKKNIENKSKAHEKLFVEANKPIYSGEEALGYVRYREDSDFNRTMRHRIFLSAFMNRALEVKNLTKIPDVIQIAGSNFTTNMTSDFIVKFAESLYMKDSTPTISNYMLKGEGATRSGVWFYDLSEDDLQYVRGMIASWLDPDATEIIEPESADQADTPDAA